From Bacteroidota bacterium, one genomic window encodes:
- a CDS encoding T9SS type A sorting domain-containing protein has translation MSTCKSAIDVFYLEDRYWKDASSGTLNLVKSKFESYKSVLRFLQALKCPCYDISIESEFEPTNYFRLQGWTITDQIEQADPLIDKMMIPFYTSPFNANGAFDINCKLLHLLSDQFSRNGTTFYTGFSAQSNSFSFCNSSTTPLEHLGRYLMGIIPMASGNMYSVEKSFLDKLNNPAYMCAGCSCYSYNENQYSSGNPTANMCAGSMWFTYSMLKNNGLFRNGSQKENLVSNSKIELQIIMGISHIDMSLTNGEFFTVILYDSQGRKIAEQISNSPSHTIEISGLKSGTYFLNAISISGRHFNRVVPVLHR, from the coding sequence TTGAGTACTTGCAAATCGGCTATTGACGTTTTCTATCTTGAAGATCGCTATTGGAAGGACGCAAGTTCAGGCACGTTGAATCTGGTTAAATCGAAATTTGAAAGTTATAAATCGGTCTTGCGATTTCTGCAGGCGTTGAAGTGTCCTTGTTATGATATCAGCATAGAATCCGAATTTGAACCTACTAATTATTTCAGATTGCAAGGATGGACAATTACAGATCAGATTGAACAGGCAGATCCGTTGATCGATAAAATGATGATTCCTTTCTACACAAGTCCATTTAATGCTAATGGAGCTTTTGACATCAATTGTAAATTACTGCATTTGCTATCCGATCAGTTTTCCAGAAACGGGACAACTTTTTATACAGGCTTTAGCGCACAGAGTAATTCATTCAGTTTTTGTAATTCGTCAACTACACCTTTGGAACATCTTGGCCGCTATCTGATGGGAATAATTCCAATGGCATCCGGCAACATGTATTCAGTAGAAAAAAGTTTTCTCGATAAACTGAATAACCCCGCTTATATGTGCGCAGGTTGTTCGTGTTACAGCTATAACGAAAACCAATATTCATCAGGCAATCCAACTGCAAATATGTGCGCCGGTTCAATGTGGTTTACTTATTCAATGCTTAAAAATAATGGACTGTTCAGAAATGGCTCACAGAAAGAGAACTTGGTTTCAAACAGCAAAATTGAACTTCAAATTATAATGGGCATTTCTCACATTGACATGTCCTTAACAAATGGGGAATTTTTTACTGTTATACTTTATGATAGCCAGGGGAGAAAAATTGCCGAACAAATATCAAATTCTCCATCGCACACTATTGAAATCTCCGGATTAAAAAGTGGCACATATTTTTTAAATGCAATCTCAATCAGTGGCAGACACTTCAACAGGGTCGTACCTGTTCTCCATAGATGA
- a CDS encoding fatty acid desaturase produces MSNSKFRYSHEPEPHKARTKQILSQYPQVRNLIGKNPFTIIPLVGIVISMIVISYLLKDSSWWLVFLVAYTYGAFANHALFVMIHECSHNLLFKGKVPNYIASMTANLPHVLPSAISFTRYHRMHHVHQGNHDLDADLPDFWEARILGNNFFSKALWLLLFPFVQLKRTFRLKYIKPIDSWVIVNWVVQFAFDFAIIYFFGWKAMAFMALSFFFSVGFHPLGARWIQEHYLVLDEKQETYSYYGFFNNVAFNVGFHNEHHDFPSIPWNKLPELKKQAPAFYDTLKSHTSWTKLFFRFLFDNKITLHSRILRDENSKEKSLKFEDQPVKYY; encoded by the coding sequence ATGTCAAATTCTAAGTTTCGTTACTCCCACGAACCCGAACCACATAAGGCCCGTACCAAACAGATATTAAGTCAATACCCTCAAGTAAGGAATTTAATAGGTAAAAATCCATTTACAATAATTCCTCTTGTTGGAATAGTGATTTCAATGATCGTAATTTCTTATTTGCTGAAAGACAGTTCATGGTGGCTTGTGTTTCTGGTAGCTTACACTTATGGAGCTTTTGCTAATCATGCACTGTTTGTGATGATCCATGAATGCTCGCATAATCTTTTGTTCAAGGGAAAAGTTCCGAATTACATTGCATCGATGACTGCCAACTTGCCGCATGTTTTGCCAAGTGCGATTTCTTTTACTAGATATCACAGAATGCATCATGTTCATCAGGGAAATCATGATCTGGATGCTGACTTACCAGATTTCTGGGAAGCACGTATATTGGGAAATAATTTCTTCAGCAAAGCGCTTTGGTTATTATTGTTTCCATTTGTTCAGTTAAAACGTACGTTCAGATTAAAATACATAAAGCCAATTGATAGCTGGGTAATAGTAAACTGGGTAGTTCAGTTTGCTTTTGATTTTGCAATCATTTACTTCTTCGGATGGAAAGCGATGGCATTTATGGCCCTTAGTTTTTTCTTTTCTGTTGGATTTCATCCATTGGGCGCAAGATGGATCCAGGAACATTATTTAGTACTCGATGAAAAGCAGGAAACATACAGTTACTATGGGTTCTTTAATAATGTTGCCTTCAATGTTGGTTTTCACAATGAACATCATGATTTTCCTTCCATTCCATGGAATAAACTTCCGGAATTAAAAAAGCAAGCACCCGCTTTCTATGATACACTTAAGTCACATACTTCCTGGACGAAATTATTTTTCCGGTTTTTATTTGATAACAAGATCACCCTGCATAGCCGCATTTTGCGTGATGAAAATTCAAAAGAGAAATCGTTGAAGTTTGAAGATCAACCGGTGAAATACTATTGA
- a CDS encoding DUF423 domain-containing protein: protein MSKYITLGSIFAGTAVILGAFGAHALKEKLSIQQLQVFETGVKYQFYHAFAILILGLLSERFHVPALNYSFWFFTAGILLFSGSLYLLSTIDINGLSGIKSILGPITPLGGLCFILGWISLIIAVKGK, encoded by the coding sequence ATGTCAAAATATATTACCCTCGGCTCCATCTTCGCAGGCACAGCAGTTATCCTGGGTGCATTCGGTGCTCATGCCTTGAAAGAAAAACTGAGCATTCAGCAATTACAGGTTTTTGAAACCGGAGTTAAGTATCAGTTCTATCATGCCTTTGCAATTTTGATTCTTGGACTTTTGTCAGAACGATTTCATGTACCGGCATTAAATTATTCCTTCTGGTTCTTTACGGCAGGGATTTTGTTATTCTCGGGTTCATTGTATTTATTGAGTACGATTGATATCAACGGACTGTCCGGAATTAAAAGCATACTTGGTCCGATCACACCATTAGGCGGGCTGTGCTTCATTCTGGGATGGATCAGTTTGATCATTGCTGTTAAAGGAAAATAA
- a CDS encoding DUF4290 domain-containing protein yields MALKRKSSTSEVETFTDIQHLEYNTQRNHLRIPEYGRSIQKMVDAAILIEDREKRNKVAVTIVNAMSMLNPSVREITDYKQKLWDHLFIISDFKLDVDSPYPIPEKSIVHAKPLPVSYPTSDIHYKYYGKVMEDMIRKVTDLEDSPKKEQIIQNLANFMKMSYLTWNKDTVDDATIFKHMEELTEGAVKLHETVRLNHTNEILALSKEKQRDNHIPKPKSRQQMNKNKNSNSNNNRRKK; encoded by the coding sequence ATGGCATTAAAAAGAAAATCATCAACTTCTGAAGTTGAGACTTTTACAGATATTCAACATCTTGAATATAACACTCAAAGAAATCATTTGAGAATTCCGGAATATGGCAGAAGCATTCAGAAAATGGTTGATGCTGCAATTCTGATTGAAGATCGTGAAAAAAGAAACAAAGTAGCAGTGACTATTGTTAACGCAATGTCTATGCTCAATCCATCTGTTCGCGAGATTACAGATTACAAACAGAAATTATGGGATCATCTTTTCATAATCTCCGATTTTAAACTGGATGTGGATAGTCCTTATCCAATTCCCGAAAAATCTATTGTTCACGCAAAGCCATTGCCGGTTTCTTATCCGACAAGTGATATTCATTACAAATACTACGGTAAAGTAATGGAAGACATGATCAGAAAAGTTACTGATCTGGAAGATAGCCCTAAGAAAGAGCAGATCATTCAGAATCTCGCAAACTTTATGAAGATGTCTTATCTGACATGGAATAAAGACACTGTTGATGATGCAACGATCTTCAAACACATGGAAGAGTTAACAGAAGGAGCGGTGAAACTTCACGAAACAGTTCGACTGAATCATACGAATGAAATCCTTGCTTTAAGTAAAGAAAAGCAACGTGACAATCATATTCCTAAGCCGAAGTCTCGTCAGCAAATGAATAAGAACAAAAACAGTAATAGTAATAATAACAGAAGGAAAAAATAA
- a CDS encoding 30S ribosomal protein S16 has product MSVKIRLSRHGKKHNAYYHIVVADARAPRDGKFIEVIGNYNPNTNPATINLNSDKALAWLGNGAQPTDTCRAILSYKGVLFRNHLQKGVAKGVLTQEAADAKFVAWEEGKVNKIEEKKVNLTSSAKKSMEDRLADEKKKKEAKAEAIRIKNTPPPVEEAAPVAEESAPEAPAAEGEAPAEA; this is encoded by the coding sequence ATGTCAGTAAAAATCAGATTATCACGCCATGGTAAGAAGCACAATGCTTACTATCATATTGTGGTAGCAGATGCTCGTGCTCCAAGGGATGGTAAGTTTATCGAAGTTATTGGTAACTACAACCCCAACACGAATCCTGCGACCATCAATCTCAACTCCGACAAAGCACTGGCTTGGCTAGGCAACGGAGCTCAGCCGACAGACACTTGTCGTGCAATCCTTTCTTACAAAGGAGTTCTTTTCCGCAATCACCTTCAAAAAGGAGTTGCAAAAGGAGTTCTTACTCAAGAGGCAGCAGATGCAAAATTTGTAGCCTGGGAAGAAGGAAAAGTAAATAAGATCGAAGAGAAAAAAGTAAATCTTACAAGCAGCGCTAAAAAATCTATGGAAGATCGTTTAGCTGATGAGAAGAAAAAGAAAGAAGCGAAAGCAGAAGCTATTCGTATCAAAAATACACCTCCACCGGTTGAAGAAGCAGCTCCTGTAGCTGAAGAATCAGCTCCTGAAGCTCCGGCTGCAGAAGGTGAAGCTCCGGCAGAAGCATAA
- a CDS encoding methyltransferase, translated as MKVGTDAVLLGSWVLPENANHILDIGSGTGIIALMLAQKSEAEIDAIDIDENAYNQTKENFRISPWFFRMYPHHISLQEFAKDKVPSYDLIVTNPPYFHHASKPNVEARIHARHSEVLTFDELIDGAIKLLLPNGRLCVILPCKEGMEFLDKAQKRGLFCRNLLRVRTRSDKSEKRLLMQFSFQFGTMTDEEITIQEEDGSFTNDYIELTKEYYINLKNSLTK; from the coding sequence ATGAAAGTAGGTACCGATGCCGTACTTCTCGGATCGTGGGTACTTCCGGAAAATGCAAATCATATACTTGATATCGGTTCAGGAACCGGAATCATTGCATTGATGTTAGCACAGAAATCAGAAGCTGAAATTGATGCTATCGACATAGATGAAAATGCATACAATCAGACCAAAGAAAATTTCCGCATCTCACCCTGGTTTTTCAGAATGTATCCGCATCATATTTCTTTACAGGAATTTGCAAAAGATAAAGTCCCTTCATACGATCTCATCGTAACCAATCCGCCTTACTTCCATCATGCATCTAAACCAAATGTAGAAGCAAGAATTCACGCACGACATAGTGAAGTGCTCACCTTTGATGAATTGATCGACGGTGCAATCAAATTGCTTTTACCTAATGGAAGATTGTGTGTAATTCTTCCTTGTAAAGAAGGAATGGAGTTTTTAGACAAAGCTCAGAAGCGCGGATTGTTTTGCAGAAATCTTTTACGCGTACGAACACGTTCCGATAAATCAGAGAAACGATTATTGATGCAATTTTCTTTTCAATTTGGGACGATGACTGATGAAGAGATTACTATTCAGGAAGAAGATGGATCGTTTACGAATGATTATATAGAATTGACAAAGGAATATTATATTAATTTGAAAAACAGTCTTACGAAATAA
- a CDS encoding DUF4476 domain-containing protein: MKKAIYLLGLAFFFSVAVNAQANNAILFAENGEKFQVILNGILQNATPETNVKMTQLVADHYKARIVFADAKLGFVDFNMFFNEMGSEVTWNIKQNNKGQYVTRYVSAVPIAQAPQTPSSQTVVVYTTTAPVSEPVGSTTTTTTHSQTTTSNGGSDNISINMGVSGTDMDGTGGGSISINASGFGMDDGATTSSSTTTTTTTHSSTTTTTGSTPVYTNTPPPTQVVYVQGYNGKIGCPMPMNPADFGDMKETIRSKDFESTKLTIAKQVLQNNCLTSQQVKEVLTLFDFETTKVDYAKYAYDHTYDLGNYYKINDAFEFESSVTDLNNYISAKR; the protein is encoded by the coding sequence ATGAAAAAAGCAATTTACTTACTAGGTCTCGCATTCTTTTTTTCTGTTGCAGTGAATGCACAGGCAAATAATGCAATTCTCTTCGCCGAAAATGGTGAAAAATTTCAAGTCATTCTGAACGGAATTTTACAAAATGCAACTCCGGAAACGAATGTAAAAATGACGCAACTGGTCGCAGATCATTACAAAGCAAGAATCGTATTTGCAGATGCAAAATTAGGCTTCGTTGATTTCAACATGTTCTTTAATGAAATGGGTTCAGAAGTTACCTGGAATATCAAGCAAAACAACAAAGGACAATACGTTACACGATATGTAAGCGCAGTTCCAATTGCACAAGCACCACAAACTCCTTCTTCTCAAACAGTGGTTGTGTATACTACAACAGCACCTGTTTCAGAACCGGTAGGATCAACTACTACTACAACAACACATTCACAAACTACAACATCGAATGGCGGTAGCGACAACATCAGCATTAATATGGGTGTAAGCGGAACCGACATGGATGGTACAGGTGGCGGAAGTATCAGCATCAATGCATCCGGTTTCGGAATGGATGATGGTGCAACGACATCTTCAAGTACAACAACTACTACAACAACACATTCATCTACAACTACAACAACAGGTTCAACTCCTGTTTATACGAACACTCCACCTCCAACACAGGTAGTTTATGTGCAAGGTTACAATGGCAAGATCGGTTGTCCGATGCCTATGAATCCTGCAGATTTCGGAGATATGAAAGAAACAATCCGTTCAAAAGATTTCGAATCCACAAAACTTACAATTGCAAAGCAAGTATTACAAAACAACTGTCTGACATCACAACAAGTAAAAGAAGTTCTGACATTGTTTGATTTTGAAACTACAAAAGTTGATTATGCTAAATATGCCTATGATCACACATATGATCTGGGAAATTACTACAAGATCAATGATGCATTTGAATTCGAATCATCAGTTACAGATCTCAACAATTATATATCAGCAAAAAGATAA
- the pckA gene encoding phosphoenolpyruvate carboxykinase (ATP), translating into MNEFGLKAKDATIADLGLKNVADAYWNLQPAELVEETILGGEGMLTDTGALAVDTGKFTGRSPKDKFIVCDETTEKSVWWGDINIKFDSEKFDRLYHRVTGYLQGKTIYVRDAYACADPKHRLNIRVVTESPWANLFAHNLFLRPTKEEILNAVKAEWTIICAPGFIADPKVDGTRQGNFAVLNFTKKIILIGGTAYTGEIKKGIFSVLNYVLPHEKKVLSMHCSANIGKAGDTAIFFGLSGTGKTTLSADPNRGLIGDDEHGWADDTVFNFEGGCYAKCVNLSKEKEPQIFDAIKFGALVENIEFIEGTTIVDYDNISKTENTRAAYPIHHIDNAVEPSIAGIPKNIFFLTCDAFGVLPPISKLDAGQAMYHFISGYTAKVAGTEVGVTEPTTTFSACFGKAFLPLHPTKYAELLGEKLKKHNVNVWLVNTGWSGGSYGVGNRMKLSFTRSMIAAALNGELDKVEFEKMPVFGLSMPKTCPSVPTEILNPRNTWADKNEYDAKMNTLASSFVQNFAQYAEYATPEILNAAPKLTVNA; encoded by the coding sequence ATGAACGAATTTGGCCTAAAAGCGAAGGATGCAACCATCGCTGACCTGGGTTTAAAAAATGTTGCCGACGCATACTGGAATTTACAGCCTGCAGAGCTTGTTGAAGAAACCATTCTAGGTGGCGAAGGTATGTTAACCGATACCGGTGCCCTTGCTGTTGACACAGGAAAATTTACCGGAAGATCCCCAAAAGATAAATTTATAGTTTGCGATGAGACCACTGAAAAATCAGTTTGGTGGGGCGACATCAATATCAAATTTGATTCTGAAAAATTTGATCGCCTTTATCATCGTGTTACAGGATACCTTCAGGGCAAAACTATTTATGTCCGCGATGCTTATGCTTGTGCGGATCCAAAACACAGATTAAATATCCGTGTTGTAACTGAATCACCATGGGCAAATTTATTTGCACATAATTTATTCTTACGTCCTACGAAAGAAGAAATTCTGAATGCTGTAAAAGCAGAATGGACGATCATCTGTGCTCCCGGATTTATTGCGGATCCTAAAGTTGACGGTACACGTCAGGGAAATTTTGCAGTATTGAATTTTACAAAAAAGATAATTCTTATTGGCGGAACTGCATATACAGGTGAGATCAAAAAAGGTATTTTCTCTGTATTGAATTATGTTTTACCACATGAGAAAAAAGTTTTATCAATGCACTGCTCTGCAAACATTGGTAAAGCAGGCGATACTGCTATCTTCTTCGGATTATCAGGAACAGGAAAAACAACTTTGAGTGCTGATCCAAACAGAGGTTTGATCGGTGATGATGAGCATGGCTGGGCAGATGATACTGTTTTCAATTTTGAAGGCGGTTGTTATGCAAAATGTGTGAATCTTTCCAAAGAAAAAGAACCACAGATCTTTGACGCTATTAAATTCGGCGCATTGGTTGAGAACATTGAATTTATTGAAGGAACAACGATCGTTGATTACGATAATATCAGCAAGACTGAAAACACTCGTGCAGCGTATCCTATTCATCATATCGACAATGCAGTAGAACCATCAATTGCAGGAATTCCTAAAAACATTTTCTTCCTTACATGTGATGCCTTTGGTGTTCTTCCTCCTATATCTAAATTAGATGCAGGTCAGGCTATGTACCATTTCATTTCAGGATATACTGCAAAAGTTGCAGGAACAGAAGTTGGTGTTACAGAACCGACAACAACATTCTCTGCTTGTTTTGGAAAAGCATTTTTGCCATTACATCCAACGAAATACGCAGAACTACTTGGTGAAAAACTGAAGAAACATAATGTAAATGTATGGCTTGTTAACACAGGCTGGTCTGGCGGATCTTATGGTGTAGGTAACCGGATGAAGTTATCGTTCACAAGATCGATGATCGCAGCAGCGTTGAATGGCGAACTTGACAAAGTTGAATTTGAGAAAATGCCGGTATTCGGACTTTCAATGCCGAAGACTTGTCCAAGTGTTCCGACAGAAATTTTGAATCCAAGAAATACATGGGCAGATAAAAACGAATACGATGCAAAGATGAATACACTTGCATCTTCTTTCGTTCAGAACTTTGCTCAGTATGCAGAATACGCTACTCCGGAAATTCTTAATGCAGCACCGAAATTAACAGTGAATGCATGA
- a CDS encoding saccharopine dehydrogenase NADP-binding domain-containing protein, whose protein sequence is MRRILLIGAGRSSSSLINYFLENAQTENWTLTVGDVSVESARQKTNDHPAATAVQFDITSETDREKHIANADIVISLLPAHMHLPVAIECVKQKKDLVTASYVSPEMQELDAGAKVADIILLNECGLDPGIDHMSAMQIIDEIKSKGGELTSFKSYTGGLVAPESNDNPWGYKFSWNPRNVILAGQGTARFVENGKYKYIPYNRLFTEIETISVDENNSYDGYANRDSLAYRHHYGLETIPTMLRGTLRQKGYCKGWNVFVKLGLTDDSFVVEGSSKMTYAQVVESFIPKSVKGATLKDRLAAFMNCTVNDESIQLVEWTGILADDPITVPDSTPAQILQTLLERKWLLRPEDKDMIVMQHIFEYKLACKNVHHTSSLVVKGDNSIYTAMAKTVGLPVAIAAKFILNKKIALKGVQIPIDKSIYEPVLNELEHYGIRFNEKVI, encoded by the coding sequence ATGCGTCGTATCTTATTAATCGGAGCCGGTCGGTCTTCTTCCAGTCTGATCAATTATTTTCTTGAGAATGCCCAGACCGAAAACTGGACGTTGACTGTGGGAGATGTTTCCGTTGAAAGTGCACGTCAGAAAACGAATGATCACCCGGCGGCTACAGCTGTTCAGTTTGACATTACAAGTGAGACGGACCGTGAGAAACATATTGCAAATGCTGATATCGTTATCTCACTATTGCCTGCTCATATGCATTTACCGGTTGCAATAGAATGTGTCAAGCAGAAAAAAGATCTGGTTACAGCATCTTATGTTTCTCCTGAAATGCAGGAACTGGATGCAGGTGCAAAAGTTGCCGATATAATTTTACTCAATGAATGCGGACTCGATCCGGGAATCGATCACATGAGTGCAATGCAGATCATTGATGAAATAAAATCGAAAGGTGGCGAGCTCACTTCTTTCAAATCATATACAGGAGGATTGGTTGCTCCTGAATCGAATGACAATCCGTGGGGTTATAAATTTTCATGGAACCCGCGCAATGTGATCTTAGCAGGGCAGGGAACAGCACGATTTGTAGAGAATGGCAAGTACAAATACATTCCATACAATCGATTGTTCACGGAAATAGAAACGATAAGTGTCGACGAAAATAATTCTTATGATGGATATGCAAACCGTGATTCATTAGCTTACAGACATCATTACGGACTTGAAACAATTCCAACAATGCTGCGTGGAACATTGCGTCAGAAAGGATATTGCAAAGGCTGGAATGTTTTTGTAAAACTAGGACTTACGGATGATTCTTTTGTTGTTGAAGGTTCTTCTAAGATGACTTACGCTCAGGTTGTGGAATCGTTTATTCCTAAATCAGTCAAAGGAGCTACGCTGAAAGACCGGCTTGCTGCATTTATGAATTGTACTGTGAATGACGAATCCATTCAATTGGTAGAGTGGACAGGAATTCTTGCTGATGATCCGATCACTGTTCCTGATTCGACACCTGCACAGATCTTACAAACTTTATTGGAACGGAAATGGTTACTTCGACCTGAGGACAAAGACATGATCGTTATGCAGCATATTTTCGAATATAAATTAGCATGTAAAAATGTTCATCATACTTCTTCATTGGTTGTAAAAGGTGATAACTCTATTTATACTGCAATGGCAAAAACAGTTGGGCTACCTGTTGCAATTGCAGCAAAATTTATTCTCAATAAAAAGATTGCGTTGAAGGGTGTGCAAATTCCGATCGATAAATCTATCTATGAACCGGTGTTGAATGAACTTGAGCATTATGGAATTCGTTTTAACGAAAAAGTAATTTGA
- a CDS encoding UvrD-helicase domain-containing protein, with the protein MKDNYLAELNEAQQAAVIHTDGPVMIIAGAGSGKTRVLTYRIGHLLHKGVDAFNILALTFTNKASKEMRGRIEKITGSEAKNLWMGTFHAVFAKILRIEAEKLGYPSNFTIYDTDDAKSLLKDIIKEQGLDDKLYKPDVVLNRISSAKNNLYSWSEYQKNVEFVGDDYSSGRPKLGQLYELYVKRCFKASGMDFDDLLFNVWVLINKYPEILHKYQHKFKYILVDEFQDTNFAQYSIVKKLAAAYENLCVVGDDAQSIYAFRGANIQNILSLQRDYPDLKVFKLEQNYRSTQVIVNAANSVIEKNKNQLKKDVWTHNAEGDKIKLMRALSDNEEGVMVANSIFDTKMHQQWNNKDFAILYRTNAQSRSMEEALRKMGIPYRIYGGLSFYKRKEIKDLLAYFRLVINHNDEEALKRIINVPTRGIGKTTIEKLIVVASEQDKSIWDLIIDPFQNPCAFNSGTHGKINEFVTMIRSFEVKLKSDNAFDLANTIATSSGLLRDLYQDKTPEGLSRYENIQELLNGIKEFVDTGRSITPDGDEDVNQDPDTIVRTLDRYMQDIALLTDADDDEEGSDDKVSLMTIHAAKGLEFPAVHVVGLEENLFPSQMSMNSREDLEEERRLFYVAITRAEKKLTISFANSRYKWGNLINCEPSRFIEEIDPKFIEETIQRPSKNNFAFEDMPFDRWERSTTSTSSKPTLLDIQQKLNNGSLKKLNTATVDNIPTFEGDDTANLAEGMEVEHVKFGLGKVIKVEGNPGDRKATVTFPGFGNKQLLLRFAKLRIVG; encoded by the coding sequence ATGAAAGATAATTATTTAGCAGAACTTAATGAAGCCCAGCAAGCCGCGGTAATCCATACCGATGGCCCGGTTATGATCATTGCCGGCGCCGGATCAGGGAAAACAAGAGTTCTTACTTATCGAATCGGACATCTTTTGCATAAAGGTGTGGATGCTTTTAATATTCTTGCGCTCACATTTACCAATAAAGCTTCCAAAGAAATGCGGGGCCGGATCGAAAAGATCACCGGGAGTGAAGCGAAGAATCTCTGGATGGGAACTTTTCACGCCGTCTTTGCAAAGATCCTCAGAATAGAAGCTGAAAAACTCGGATACCCTTCCAACTTTACCATTTATGATACGGATGATGCAAAAAGTTTGCTGAAAGACATTATCAAAGAACAAGGACTCGACGACAAATTATATAAACCTGATGTTGTGCTGAACAGAATTTCTTCAGCCAAAAATAATCTGTACTCATGGAGTGAATATCAGAAGAATGTTGAATTTGTTGGTGATGATTATTCTTCAGGCCGGCCTAAACTCGGACAACTTTATGAGCTCTATGTTAAACGATGCTTCAAAGCATCGGGAATGGATTTCGATGATCTTCTTTTCAATGTCTGGGTCTTGATCAATAAATATCCTGAGATACTCCACAAGTATCAGCATAAATTCAAATACATTTTAGTAGATGAGTTTCAGGATACAAATTTTGCTCAGTATTCGATCGTAAAAAAACTTGCTGCAGCCTATGAAAATCTTTGTGTTGTTGGCGATGATGCGCAATCGATCTATGCATTCCGTGGTGCAAACATTCAGAACATCCTTTCACTGCAACGTGATTATCCTGATCTGAAAGTTTTTAAACTCGAACAAAATTACCGGTCAACTCAAGTGATCGTTAATGCTGCGAATAGCGTCATAGAAAAAAATAAAAATCAACTTAAGAAAGACGTCTGGACGCATAATGCCGAAGGTGATAAGATAAAATTGATGCGCGCCTTAAGCGACAATGAAGAAGGTGTCATGGTTGCGAATTCCATCTTTGATACAAAGATGCATCAGCAGTGGAACAATAAGGATTTTGCAATTCTTTACCGGACCAATGCACAGTCGCGTTCAATGGAAGAAGCTTTGCGGAAAATGGGAATTCCTTACCGCATTTACGGCGGACTTTCGTTTTACAAAAGAAAAGAAATTAAAGACTTACTTGCTTATTTCCGTTTGGTCATCAACCACAATGATGAAGAAGCTCTTAAGAGAATTATAAATGTTCCAACAAGAGGAATTGGAAAAACGACGATTGAAAAACTGATTGTTGTTGCTTCCGAACAAGATAAAAGTATCTGGGATCTTATCATCGATCCGTTTCAAAATCCGTGTGCCTTTAATTCAGGAACACATGGAAAGATCAATGAGTTCGTTACTATGATCAGAAGCTTCGAGGTGAAACTGAAGTCTGATAATGCATTTGATCTGGCTAATACTATTGCAACATCATCCGGATTACTTCGTGATCTGTATCAGGACAAAACGCCCGAAGGATTAAGTCGCTATGAAAACATTCAGGAATTACTGAATGGTATCAAAGAATTCGTAGATACAGGAAGAAGTATCACTCCGGATGGCGATGAAGATGTAAATCAGGATCCGGATACAATTGTACGGACACTTGACAGATACATGCAGGATATTGCATTGTTGACCGATGCAGATGATGATGAAGAGGGAAGCGATGATAAAGTGTCCTTAATGACAATTCACGCTGCAAAGGGCTTAGAGTTTCCGGCTGTGCATGTTGTAGGATTGGAGGAGAATTTATTTCCATCGCAGATGTCGATGAATTCGAGAGAAGATCTTGAAGAGGAGCGACGATTGTTTTATGTTGCCATCACCAGAGCGGAGAAAAAACTGACTATCAGTTTTGCAAACTCGCGTTATAAATGGGGTAATCTGATCAATTGTGAACCTTCGCGTTTCATTGAAGAAATCGATCCGAAGTTCATTGAAGAAACTATTCAGCGACCATCCAAGAATAATTTTGCATTCGAAGATATGCCATTTGACAGATGGGAACGTTCGACCACATCAACAAGTTCAAAACCAACCTTACTCGATATTCAGCAAAAGTTGAATAACGGAAGCCTGAAGAAGTTAAATACTGCAACTGTTGACAATATTCCGACTTTCGAAGGTGATGATACTGCTAATCTTGCCGAAGGTATGGAAGTTGAACATGTGAAGTTCGGCCTGGGAAAAGTGATAAAGGTTGAGGGCAATCCCGGTGACAGAAAAGCTACGGTTACCTTCCCGGGCTTTGGAAATAAGCAACTTCTGCTCAGATTCGCTAAATTACGCATAGTTGGCTAG